A portion of the bacterium genome contains these proteins:
- a CDS encoding 2Fe-2S iron-sulfur cluster binding domain-containing protein: MSKNVLSLDGREVAFEPGETLLQVARREGTEIPTLCHDPRLQPAGACRSCLVEIEGEKRLVASCMARATAGAVISSNSARVERHRRTLFALYLTDHPETKGESENELLQLAQRYGAPQDWGRLSNRRASREQDRNPYIHFDAARCILCSRCTRYCDEVEGVSAIGLVSRGPETSISTADELSLLDTTCELCGGCVDVCPTGALREKLPDQEARAPDLESVRTTCGYCGVGCQLDLLVDRSARDGRGQVVRIGNPPPGTTTNDGNLCVKGRFGYDSIDHGDRLRFPLIRGEDGELRRASWEEALERVADGLRGVESRHGAGGLGFVSSSRCTGEENYLVQKLARAVFGSHNVHQCAAT; the protein is encoded by the coding sequence ATGAGTAAGAACGTGCTGTCCCTCGACGGACGCGAAGTGGCCTTCGAGCCCGGCGAGACGCTCCTCCAGGTCGCACGCCGTGAAGGCACGGAAATCCCGACGTTATGCCACGATCCACGCCTCCAGCCAGCTGGAGCGTGCCGATCTTGTCTGGTCGAGATCGAAGGCGAGAAGCGCCTCGTAGCTTCATGCATGGCGCGCGCCACCGCGGGTGCGGTCATCTCGAGCAATAGCGCGCGAGTGGAGCGCCACCGACGCACGCTCTTCGCACTCTACCTGACCGACCACCCCGAGACGAAAGGCGAAAGCGAAAACGAGCTTCTGCAACTAGCACAACGCTACGGCGCACCGCAGGATTGGGGACGTTTGTCGAATCGTCGCGCCTCGCGCGAACAAGATCGCAATCCGTACATCCACTTCGACGCCGCCCGTTGCATCCTGTGTTCCCGTTGCACACGGTATTGCGACGAGGTCGAGGGAGTCTCCGCAATCGGACTCGTCTCTCGCGGACCGGAAACCAGCATCTCCACGGCCGACGAACTCTCGTTGCTCGACACGACCTGCGAGCTATGCGGGGGATGCGTCGACGTCTGTCCGACGGGTGCCCTGCGAGAGAAGCTCCCCGATCAAGAAGCGCGCGCACCGGATCTCGAGAGCGTGCGCACGACCTGCGGCTATTGCGGCGTCGGCTGCCAACTCGACCTACTCGTCGATCGATCCGCCCGTGACGGCCGGGGACAGGTCGTCCGGATCGGGAACCCGCCTCCGGGCACGACCACAAACGACGGAAACCTGTGCGTGAAGGGGCGCTTCGGCTATGACTCGATCGACCACGGGGATCGACTCAGGTTTCCCTTGATACGAGGCGAGGACGGCGAACTCCGGCGGGCAAGCTGGGAAGAAGCGTTGGAGCGTGTGGCTGACGGGTTGCGCGGAGTGGAGAGCCGTCACGGGGCCGGTGGCCTGGGTTTCGTCAGTTCCTCGCGCTGCACCGGTGAGGAAAACTACCTGGTTCAGAAGTTGGCGCGCGCCGTATTCGGCAGCCACAACGTGCACCAGTGCGCAGCCACCTGA